AGTTCAAGGCGAAGGCCGGGCAGGTCGCGCACCTCCACGCGCTCGGGCGCCACGTCGTCGTCGCGGGGCTGGGTCCGCGCGCCGAGACGACGGCCGAGGTCCTGCGGCGCGCCGCCGCGGCAGCGGCGCGCCGGGCGCGCGACCTCGGCGCGCGCACCGTCGCCGCCGAGGTCCTCGGCGACCGGCTGCCCGCCCGGCAGCGCGCGCAGGCGGTGGTCGAAGGCGCGCTGCTCGGCCTCTACGCCTTCGAGCGCTACAAGAAGGAGAAGGCCGAGCGCGTCGTCGAGGAGCTCTCCGTCGTCGAGGCGGACGCGCGGCGCGGCCGCGACGTGGCCGAGGGCGTGGGGCGTGGCGAAGCCTTCGCGCGCGCGACGTGGCTCGCCCGCGACCTCATCAACACGCCGGCGAAGGACCTGAGCCCGACGGCCCTCGCGCGCGCCGCGACGGACCTGGCGAAGGCGCGGAAGCTTCGCGTCCGCGTCTACGACCGCGCCGAGTGCCAGCGGATGGGGATGGGCGCGTTCCTCGGCGTCGCCGCGGGGAGCGAGGAGCCCCCGAAGTTCATCCACCTGACGTACACGCCGCCGGGCCGCCGGAAGAAGCGCGTCGCGCTGATCGGCAAGGGCATCACGTTCGACTCGGGTGGCCTCGACCTCAAGACCTCCGAGGGCATGCTCCGCATGAAGTACGACATGTCGGGCGCCGCCGCGGTGCTCGGGATCATGGACGCGCTGCCGAAGCTCAGGCCGCCGGTCGAGGTCCACGGCCTCATCGCCGCGACGGAGAACATGCCCTCGGGCTCCGCGATCCGTCCCGGCGACGTGCTGCGCGCGATGAACGGCACGACGATCGAGATCGGCAACACGGACGCGGAGGGGCGGCTGACGCTTGCCGACGCTCTCTGCTACGCGGCGGAGAAGGTGAAGCCCGACGAGGTCGTGGACATGGCGACCCTCACGGGGGCCTGCGTCATCGCCCTCGGCCCGCTCTGCGCCGGGCTCATGGCGAACGACCGGGCGCTCGCCCGGCGGCTCCTCGACGCGGCCGAGGCCGCGGGCGAGCACGTGTGGGAGCTGCCGCTGCTCGAGGAGTACCGCGAGAACTTGAAGTCCGACGTCGCCGACCTGAACAACGTCGGCCCCCGGGGCGGCGGCGCGATCACGGCGGGCCTCTTCCTGAAGGAGTTCGCCGGCGCCATGCCGTGGGCCCACCTCGACATCGCCGGGCCCGCGTTCACCGAGAAGGACCTGGCGCTCGCGCCGAAGGGCGCGACGGGCAGCGCGGTCCGCACGCTCCTCACGTACCTCACGAGCTGAGCGTGGGCGGCCCGGTTGACCTCCACTCCCACACGACGGCGTCGGACGGCATGCTGCCGCCGCGAGAGCTCGTGCGCCTCGCCGCGCGCCACGGCGTGCGCGTCCTCGCGATCACCGACCACGACTCGACCGACGGCCTCCGCGAGGCGATGGCCGAGGCGCGCGAGCACGAGCCGCTCACGATCGTCCCCGGCATCGAGATCAACTGCGACGTGCCGGGCGCCGAGATCCACGTCCTCGGCTACTTGATCGATTGGGAAACCGAGTGGTTCCAGCACTTCCTGCACGCCCAGCGGCAGGAGCGGCGCGCCCGCGTCAGCCGGATCGCCGAGCGGCTCACCGAGCTCGGGATGCCGATCGACCCCGAGGAGGTCTTCGCCCTCGTGAAGGAGGGCTCGGCCGGGCGCCCCCACGTCGCCCGGGTGATGGTCGAGCACGGCTACGTGAAGTCCGTGCGCGAGGCGTTCGACCGGTACCTCCACGCGGGCGGCGCCGCGAATGTGCCGCGCAGGCGGCTCACGCCCGTGGAGGCCGTCGAGGTCATCCGGCGGGCGCGCGGCGTGCCCGTGCTCGCCCATCCCGGCCTGGCCGGCCGCGACGAGCTGATCCCCGAGCTGGTGTCCGCCGGGCTCATGGGCCTCGAGACCTACTATCCCGAGCACTCCGCGGCCCAGACCGCCCTCTATCGGGACATGTGCACGCGGCTCGGCCTCATTGCGACGGGCGGCTCCGACTTCCACGGCCCGCAGATCGGCCACGCTGCGCACCCGGGTACGCCGGCAATCCCGCTCGCCGTCTGGGACGAGCTCCGCGCGAAGGCCGGTGAGGCGCGCCGCGGCGCGCCGTGATCCGGGTCCAGATCTTCGGGTTCAACGACTGCCAGGAGACCCGCAAGGCGCAGCGCTTCTTCAAGGAGCGCGGGGTGCCCGTGCACTTCGTGGACATGCGGGAGCGCCCGGCCGCGCGCGGGGAGCTCCGGCGCTTCGCCGAGAAGCTCGGCGCCGCCGCGCTGATCGACCGCGCGGGCCCGCGGTTCAAGGCGCTCGGCCTCCACGT
The sequence above is a segment of the Candidatus Methylomirabilota bacterium genome. Coding sequences within it:
- a CDS encoding leucyl aminopeptidase — its product is MKVAIVTKRLEAVAADALVVGLYAEEKRLPEGLARLDRAAGGRVKTALDAEKFKAKAGQVAHLHALGRHVVVAGLGPRAETTAEVLRRAAAAAARRARDLGARTVAAEVLGDRLPARQRAQAVVEGALLGLYAFERYKKEKAERVVEELSVVEADARRGRDVAEGVGRGEAFARATWLARDLINTPAKDLSPTALARAATDLAKARKLRVRVYDRAECQRMGMGAFLGVAAGSEEPPKFIHLTYTPPGRRKKRVALIGKGITFDSGGLDLKTSEGMLRMKYDMSGAAAVLGIMDALPKLRPPVEVHGLIAATENMPSGSAIRPGDVLRAMNGTTIEIGNTDAEGRLTLADALCYAAEKVKPDEVVDMATLTGACVIALGPLCAGLMANDRALARRLLDAAEAAGEHVWELPLLEEYRENLKSDVADLNNVGPRGGGAITAGLFLKEFAGAMPWAHLDIAGPAFTEKDLALAPKGATGSAVRTLLTYLTS
- a CDS encoding PHP domain-containing protein — encoded protein: MGGPVDLHSHTTASDGMLPPRELVRLAARHGVRVLAITDHDSTDGLREAMAEAREHEPLTIVPGIEINCDVPGAEIHVLGYLIDWETEWFQHFLHAQRQERRARVSRIAERLTELGMPIDPEEVFALVKEGSAGRPHVARVMVEHGYVKSVREAFDRYLHAGGAANVPRRRLTPVEAVEVIRRARGVPVLAHPGLAGRDELIPELVSAGLMGLETYYPEHSAAQTALYRDMCTRLGLIATGGSDFHGPQIGHAAHPGTPAIPLAVWDELRAKAGEARRGAP
- a CDS encoding arsenate reductase family protein, translating into MIRVQIFGFNDCQETRKAQRFFKERGVPVHFVDMRERPAARGELRRFAEKLGAAALIDRAGPRFKALGLHVAGDSPERLVEKALGEPRLLRTPLVRSGHRVTIGHQPEAWQAWVNEVRKAGEPGNRNA